The Gemmata palustris genome includes a region encoding these proteins:
- a CDS encoding alpha/beta hydrolase family protein, with amino-acid sequence MFPHRLLVLAIVLVSFNPRPARADAPRALPPEKARSAFLKALDRPKVPADVRDEGKPAEKGTLSYSQWSFASEKKADGAMERVPVLMVAPAGAKGKLPVMVVLHGTGGNKEGVQSWLEDFAKQGVVGIAIDARYHGARSGGKKGSEAYVAAITKAWQTPAGKPMEHPFYYDTVWDLWRLVDVLEARNNIDPKHIGMLGISMGGIQTWLAASVDDRVTVAAPLIGVQSFKWSLENDKWQGRANTIKQTHEAAAKELGEPAVNKKVCRELWSKIIPGILDDYDCPNLLPLFATSSRALFIANGDLDPNCPVEGARIAIRAAEDAYTKAGTKDRLVVRVNAGVGHKVTDDDHKAAIEFCTKWLK; translated from the coding sequence ATGTTCCCCCACCGGCTACTCGTTCTCGCGATCGTCCTCGTCTCGTTTAACCCCCGACCTGCGCGCGCCGACGCCCCGCGCGCTCTACCGCCCGAGAAGGCGAGGAGCGCGTTCCTCAAGGCGCTCGACCGGCCGAAAGTGCCCGCGGACGTGCGCGACGAAGGGAAGCCCGCCGAAAAGGGCACGCTCTCGTACTCGCAGTGGTCGTTTGCCAGCGAAAAGAAAGCCGACGGCGCGATGGAACGTGTGCCGGTGCTGATGGTTGCGCCCGCCGGCGCGAAAGGGAAGTTGCCGGTGATGGTCGTGCTGCACGGCACCGGCGGAAACAAAGAAGGCGTTCAATCGTGGCTCGAAGACTTCGCGAAACAGGGAGTTGTCGGCATCGCGATTGACGCTCGCTACCACGGCGCGCGGAGCGGAGGGAAGAAGGGCTCCGAGGCTTACGTCGCAGCCATTACAAAAGCGTGGCAAACGCCCGCCGGCAAACCGATGGAGCACCCGTTCTACTACGACACCGTTTGGGACTTGTGGCGCCTCGTAGACGTGCTGGAAGCGCGCAACAACATTGACCCGAAGCACATCGGAATGCTCGGCATCAGCATGGGCGGCATTCAAACGTGGCTCGCGGCGTCGGTGGACGACCGCGTTACCGTGGCGGCGCCGCTCATCGGCGTGCAGAGTTTCAAGTGGAGTTTGGAGAATGACAAGTGGCAGGGTCGCGCGAACACCATCAAGCAAACGCATGAGGCCGCCGCGAAGGAACTGGGCGAACCGGCCGTGAACAAGAAGGTCTGTCGCGAACTGTGGTCGAAGATAATTCCCGGCATTCTGGACGACTACGACTGCCCGAACCTGCTCCCCCTATTTGCAACCAGTTCCCGGGCGCTGTTCATCGCGAACGGCGATCTGGACCCGAACTGCCCCGTCGAGGGAGCGAGGATCGCCATTCGCGCTGCAGAGGACGCTTACACAAAAGCTGGCACGAAGGACCGGCTCGTGGTCCGCGTGAACGCGGGCGTTGGGCACAAGGTCACCGACGATGACCATAAGGCTGCCATCGAGTTCTGCACGAAGTGGCTGAAGTAG
- the mfd gene encoding transcription-repair coupling factor produces the protein MTTAAPAAPADAGLRALPGLLEKTEGWAELRAALVSGRSGTVDGAWGSSAALAAATLATEAPGTLLVVVPNPTDVEPWREDIASFTGTRPAVFEAWESWPVASNKGKLDPTTTSRLRLLQQLMSSAPKIVVCGVASVCQPAPERADLAARGRTITVNEIVEPSELAEWLVTSGYKRVDAVEYPGEFSRRGGICDVYPPDAPDPYRFEFFGDEVESIRSFAAGSQRSLEKKNSVVLLGIENDPSPTPPLSGEGLKTEDGSAPPSFLGKGVGGLGSSRSRPRGHLADYLPPDSWVVLVEPRELKEQAKHFHERVATTDGLHSPEQAFAQLMKLPSVVLSALPRPSVEASVHLRVESVNRFSGSVHRVRDELDSIAHNSSARVLIACQSEAEVHRLTEVLKAGKLAESHRLQLVTGHVRGGFRLVESGTIVLGSHEIFHKDLLPPGVKAQTRSSRQIESRAIDSFLDLNDGDYVVHVAHGIARFRGMHMLEKARGQDTEFGEESAELSSSRRAESRAGPATEEHLVLEFRDGMFLYVPATRIDLVQKYVGGSQTEPALSKPGGTAWGRKKEKVAEAVRDMAAEMINIQAVRQAVPGHQFPPDSDWQKEFEAAFPYQETPDQLSAISEVKGDLEKTKPMDRLICGDVGYGKTEVAIRAAFKTVDSGKQVAILVPTTVLAEQHYRTFTQRFAEYPFIVDVVNRFRGGAKQKETLKKLATGEVDVIVGTHRLLSKDVKFKDLGLVVIDEEQRFGVEHKERLKHLRAMVDVLTMTATPIPRTLHASLLGIREISNLETPPADRQPVETHITRWDDKLIRNAILREMNRGGQVYFVHNRVQDIFDIATKVRILVPEAKVTVGHGQMDAHDLEKAMVGFVRKDADILVATTIIESGLDIPNANTIFINDADMHGLADLHQLRGRVGRSKHRSYAYLIVNPLKLLNPTAQRRLKAIEEFTELGAGFKIAMRDLEIRGAGNILGAEQSGHIAAIGYELYCQLLENAVRALKQQAPKVSVEVTVDLPWPAYLPRDYVPGQKLRIEVYRRLARLRDPAKLADFRQELRDRYGPHPDPVEWLLRTTEIRLLCVKWQVASVHRHDHNLVFTYRNADRAKQLVAASKGRLKIVDEKSIYLRLTAGDADNPEGLYKLLLSVLKPTQTAGA, from the coding sequence ATGACGACGGCGGCCCCCGCAGCGCCGGCGGATGCCGGTTTACGCGCTCTACCCGGCCTCCTGGAAAAGACGGAGGGGTGGGCTGAACTGCGCGCCGCGCTCGTCTCGGGACGGAGCGGAACCGTGGACGGCGCCTGGGGGTCGTCCGCGGCGCTCGCGGCCGCCACCCTCGCGACCGAAGCGCCCGGCACACTGCTCGTGGTGGTTCCCAACCCTACCGACGTCGAACCCTGGCGGGAAGACATCGCGTCGTTCACGGGCACGCGGCCCGCGGTGTTCGAGGCGTGGGAATCGTGGCCGGTGGCTTCCAACAAGGGGAAGCTCGACCCAACCACGACTTCGCGCTTGCGGTTGCTCCAACAACTCATGTCGAGCGCGCCCAAAATCGTCGTCTGCGGCGTCGCGTCGGTGTGCCAGCCGGCGCCCGAACGTGCGGACCTGGCCGCGCGGGGGCGCACGATCACCGTAAACGAGATCGTGGAGCCGAGCGAACTGGCGGAGTGGCTGGTCACGAGCGGCTACAAGCGCGTGGACGCGGTCGAGTACCCGGGCGAGTTCAGCCGCCGCGGGGGGATCTGCGACGTCTACCCGCCGGATGCGCCCGACCCGTACCGGTTCGAGTTCTTCGGCGACGAAGTAGAATCGATCCGCAGCTTCGCGGCCGGTTCGCAGCGGAGCCTGGAGAAGAAGAACAGCGTCGTACTGTTGGGAATAGAAAACGACCCCTCCCCAACCCCTCCCCTAAGCGGAGAGGGGCTTAAAACCGAAGACGGTTCTGCTCCCCCTTCCTTCTTAGGGAAGGGGGTTGGGGGGTTAGGTTCTTCCCGGAGCCGTCCCCGCGGGCACCTTGCGGACTACCTCCCGCCCGATTCGTGGGTCGTACTCGTCGAACCGCGTGAACTGAAGGAGCAGGCCAAGCACTTCCACGAGCGCGTCGCAACGACGGATGGGCTGCACTCGCCGGAACAGGCGTTCGCACAGTTGATGAAGCTGCCCAGTGTAGTTCTCTCTGCGCTGCCGCGGCCCAGTGTGGAGGCGTCCGTTCACCTGCGCGTCGAGTCGGTGAACCGATTCAGTGGTAGCGTGCATCGGGTGCGCGACGAACTCGATTCGATCGCCCACAACTCGTCCGCGCGCGTGCTGATCGCGTGCCAGAGCGAGGCGGAGGTCCACCGGCTCACGGAGGTGCTGAAGGCGGGCAAGCTCGCGGAGTCGCACCGGCTCCAGCTCGTGACGGGCCACGTCCGCGGCGGGTTCCGTCTGGTCGAGAGCGGGACCATCGTTCTCGGTAGCCACGAGATCTTCCACAAGGATCTGCTACCGCCCGGCGTGAAGGCTCAAACGCGCTCCAGCCGACAAATCGAGTCGCGCGCGATCGACTCGTTCCTCGACCTCAACGACGGGGATTACGTCGTCCACGTCGCCCACGGGATCGCCCGGTTCCGTGGGATGCACATGCTCGAAAAGGCCCGGGGGCAGGACACCGAGTTCGGTGAAGAGAGCGCCGAGCTAAGTTCGTCCCGAAGGGCCGAGTCCCGAGCCGGTCCCGCGACGGAAGAGCACCTCGTGCTCGAGTTCCGCGACGGGATGTTCCTCTATGTTCCGGCCACGCGCATCGACCTCGTGCAGAAGTACGTGGGCGGGTCGCAGACGGAACCGGCGCTGAGCAAGCCCGGCGGGACGGCGTGGGGGCGCAAGAAGGAAAAAGTCGCCGAAGCCGTGCGCGACATGGCGGCCGAGATGATTAACATCCAGGCCGTCCGGCAAGCCGTTCCGGGGCACCAGTTCCCGCCCGATTCCGACTGGCAGAAGGAGTTCGAGGCCGCGTTCCCGTACCAGGAAACGCCGGACCAACTTTCCGCCATCTCCGAGGTGAAAGGCGACCTGGAAAAAACGAAGCCAATGGACCGGCTCATTTGCGGCGACGTCGGGTACGGCAAAACCGAGGTCGCGATCCGGGCCGCGTTCAAGACGGTCGATAGCGGCAAGCAGGTCGCGATCCTCGTACCCACAACGGTACTCGCGGAGCAGCACTACCGCACGTTCACGCAGCGGTTCGCCGAGTACCCGTTCATCGTCGATGTGGTGAATCGTTTTAGGGGTGGGGCCAAACAGAAAGAGACGCTGAAGAAGCTCGCGACCGGCGAGGTGGACGTGATCGTCGGCACGCACCGGTTGCTCTCGAAGGACGTGAAATTCAAAGACTTGGGTCTGGTCGTGATTGATGAGGAGCAGCGGTTCGGGGTCGAACACAAGGAGCGCCTCAAGCACCTGCGCGCGATGGTGGACGTGCTCACAATGACCGCGACGCCCATTCCGCGCACGCTGCACGCCTCGCTGCTCGGCATCCGCGAAATCAGCAACCTCGAAACGCCCCCCGCGGACCGCCAACCCGTGGAAACGCACATCACGCGCTGGGACGACAAGCTCATTCGCAACGCGATCCTGCGAGAAATGAACCGCGGCGGACAGGTGTACTTCGTTCACAACCGCGTGCAGGACATCTTCGACATCGCGACGAAAGTGCGGATCTTGGTCCCGGAAGCGAAGGTGACCGTCGGGCACGGGCAGATGGACGCGCACGACCTCGAAAAAGCGATGGTGGGCTTCGTGCGCAAGGACGCCGACATCCTGGTCGCGACCACGATCATCGAGAGCGGGCTCGACATCCCCAACGCGAACACCATCTTCATCAACGACGCGGACATGCACGGGCTTGCGGACCTGCACCAACTGCGCGGCCGCGTCGGGCGGTCGAAGCACCGCTCGTATGCGTACCTCATTGTGAACCCGCTGAAGCTGCTGAACCCGACGGCCCAGCGCCGGTTGAAGGCGATCGAAGAGTTCACCGAGTTGGGCGCGGGCTTCAAGATCGCGATGCGCGACTTAGAGATCCGCGGGGCCGGGAACATTCTGGGGGCGGAGCAGAGCGGGCACATCGCGGCCATCGGCTACGAACTGTACTGCCAGCTCCTCGAGAACGCGGTGCGGGCGCTCAAGCAACAGGCGCCAAAGGTCTCGGTAGAAGTCACGGTCGATTTGCCGTGGCCCGCGTACTTGCCGCGCGACTACGTTCCGGGGCAGAAGTTGCGCATCGAGGTGTACCGGCGGCTCGCGCGGCTCCGCGACCCGGCGAAGCTCGCGGACTTCCGGCAGGAACTCCGCGACCGCTACGGCCCCCACCCGGACCCGGTCGAGTGGCTACTCCGCACGACCGAAATTCGGCTCCTGTGCGTGAAATGGCAGGTCGCGAGCGTTCACCGCCACGATCACAATCTGGTGTTCACGTACCGCAACGCGGACCGCGCCAAGCAGCTCGTTGCCGCCAGCAAGGGGCGGCTCAAAATTGTGGATGAGAAAAGCATCTACCTGCGTCTCACCGCGGGCGACGCGGATAATCCCGAAGGGTTGTACAAGCTGCTGTTGAGCGTGCTGAAGCCGACACAAACCGCCGGGGCGTGA
- a CDS encoding ABC transporter ATP-binding protein, translated as MIPLSRYLGRLFRGEADGGGLSLVQDAPAVICRREPALAGVDLFRSFGSGETRSYALKGVSADFQPGELNLLMGPSGSGKSTLLAVLSGLLRPDTGTVGALGRDVWRMGEDEMERFRLRHCSYIFQGYNLFPALTAREQLEIVLKWGEGCPAREARCRADRVLGQLGLSKKAHLRPAEMSGGEKQRVAIGRALVKNPSFVFADEPTSALDWENGEQVINLLTETARENGAMVLVVTHDPRLTPFADRVFELADGQLQSETEIETESFEAEACVSGLPSAYEHTPLRNNSLRVRLYDPQE; from the coding sequence ATGATTCCACTTTCCCGATACCTGGGGCGCTTGTTTCGAGGGGAAGCGGACGGAGGGGGCCTTTCGCTCGTTCAAGACGCGCCCGCGGTGATCTGCCGGCGCGAACCGGCCCTCGCGGGTGTGGACCTGTTCCGGTCCTTCGGGTCCGGCGAAACGCGCTCTTACGCACTCAAGGGTGTGTCCGCCGACTTCCAACCCGGGGAACTCAACCTTCTGATGGGGCCGTCCGGGAGCGGGAAGTCCACGCTGCTCGCGGTGCTGTCGGGGTTGCTGCGCCCGGACACGGGAACGGTGGGAGCGCTCGGGCGGGACGTGTGGCGGATGGGCGAAGACGAAATGGAGCGGTTCCGCCTCCGGCACTGCTCGTACATCTTCCAGGGGTACAACCTGTTCCCGGCGCTGACCGCGCGCGAACAACTGGAAATCGTGCTGAAGTGGGGCGAGGGGTGCCCGGCGCGCGAGGCCCGCTGTCGCGCGGATCGGGTGCTCGGGCAACTCGGGCTGTCGAAAAAAGCGCACCTGCGCCCCGCCGAAATGAGTGGTGGAGAAAAGCAGCGCGTTGCCATCGGCCGCGCGCTCGTGAAGAACCCGTCGTTCGTGTTCGCCGACGAGCCGACCAGCGCGCTCGATTGGGAGAACGGCGAACAGGTCATCAACCTGCTCACCGAAACGGCGCGCGAAAACGGTGCGATGGTCCTCGTGGTCACGCACGACCCGCGCCTCACGCCCTTCGCGGACCGCGTGTTCGAGCTGGCCGACGGGCAACTACAGTCCGAAACGGAAATTGAAACGGAATCGTTCGAGGCCGAGGCGTGCGTGTCCGGGCTACCGAGCGCGTATGAGCACACCCCGTTGCGGAACAACTCGCTCCGCGTGCGGTTGTACGATCCGCAAGAGTAA
- a CDS encoding PDZ domain-containing protein: MFRAGKWAAVVGFVGAAVWLGFSLTAQELKPTPTADAKGTDLTALRDVVTAATKRGENVDEVRKALEAFEKALPTIKSGRVSPELQALRDAVDAAAKKGENVEAVLKELAAVEVAITGRSLAKPRPEPRPELPPNPFNNPPALDLPLPVVPFPDPGRIDRDAVQKAMDLRMKALEMLKANPEAPEAMKLFMEANELMLKAMRNGDGAAVPLFPAFPDAGRVPDRARFGIRMEKLTAITTEQLGIEPNVGVAVAAVVPDSAAEKAGLRVHDIILEFAGKVVSDNTDDFVRQVSAVRAGEKVDLVVMRRGKKVEVKGVVLPDVGRQPVPPRLPVPVPGLLPVAPKLQPLPVPKLEQKFQNLQPLAPIAPLPKLESLTPPPAKPVIDGALVDIRAADEPKTTKPDLGELRAVVAAANKRGENVDTILAALTALEKALAKGAVKPGDAPAELIELRETVEQAAKKGENVEAIARELALVEKTLTGRAYERPKPPTPRREPVRPFPPRGDGFGRGVIVTNTIVTVTNGNFTIKAKQNDVAYAITGTTDATGALKIVIEDGKKTVEADDVKKVPEGYRPMVEQLLKVVNRR; this comes from the coding sequence ATGTTCCGTGCCGGGAAATGGGCCGCTGTTGTCGGGTTCGTGGGGGCCGCGGTGTGGCTCGGGTTCTCGCTCACCGCACAAGAACTGAAGCCGACCCCGACCGCGGACGCGAAGGGCACCGACCTGACCGCACTACGGGACGTGGTCACCGCTGCCACTAAGCGCGGCGAAAACGTGGACGAGGTCCGCAAGGCGCTCGAAGCCTTTGAGAAAGCACTCCCGACCATCAAGTCGGGCCGGGTGTCCCCGGAACTGCAAGCGCTCCGCGATGCGGTCGATGCCGCTGCGAAAAAGGGCGAGAACGTCGAGGCGGTGCTGAAGGAACTCGCTGCGGTCGAAGTCGCGATCACCGGGCGGTCGCTCGCGAAGCCGAGGCCGGAACCGCGCCCCGAGCTGCCGCCGAACCCGTTCAATAATCCCCCGGCCCTCGACCTCCCCCTCCCGGTCGTCCCGTTCCCCGATCCGGGCCGGATCGACCGGGATGCGGTCCAAAAGGCGATGGACCTGCGCATGAAAGCGCTCGAAATGCTGAAGGCGAACCCGGAGGCGCCCGAAGCCATGAAGCTGTTCATGGAAGCGAACGAACTGATGCTGAAGGCGATGCGGAACGGCGACGGGGCCGCGGTGCCTCTGTTCCCCGCGTTCCCGGACGCCGGCCGGGTACCGGATCGTGCCCGGTTCGGCATCCGCATGGAGAAGCTCACCGCGATCACCACCGAGCAACTCGGGATCGAACCGAACGTCGGGGTCGCGGTCGCCGCGGTCGTGCCTGACTCGGCCGCGGAGAAAGCCGGATTGAGGGTTCACGACATCATTCTCGAGTTCGCGGGCAAAGTCGTGAGCGACAACACCGACGACTTCGTCCGCCAAGTGAGCGCGGTGAGGGCCGGTGAGAAAGTCGATCTCGTTGTAATGCGTCGCGGAAAGAAGGTGGAGGTGAAGGGCGTCGTGCTACCGGATGTCGGGCGCCAACCGGTCCCCCCGCGCCTCCCCGTGCCGGTGCCCGGACTGCTCCCGGTTGCACCCAAGCTTCAACCGCTCCCGGTACCGAAGCTAGAACAGAAGTTTCAGAACCTGCAGCCGCTCGCGCCGATCGCCCCGCTGCCAAAACTGGAATCACTCACACCGCCACCGGCCAAGCCCGTGATTGACGGAGCACTCGTCGACATTCGGGCCGCGGATGAACCTAAAACCACGAAGCCGGATCTCGGTGAATTGCGCGCGGTGGTGGCGGCCGCGAACAAGCGGGGAGAGAACGTCGATACGATCCTCGCCGCCTTGACCGCACTCGAAAAAGCACTGGCGAAGGGTGCGGTCAAACCGGGCGACGCCCCAGCAGAACTGATCGAGTTGCGCGAGACCGTAGAACAAGCCGCCAAGAAGGGCGAGAACGTCGAGGCGATTGCGCGGGAACTCGCGCTCGTCGAAAAGACACTGACCGGGCGCGCCTACGAGCGGCCGAAGCCCCCAACGCCGCGGCGCGAACCCGTGCGCCCGTTCCCCCCGCGTGGCGACGGGTTCGGGCGCGGGGTCATCGTTACCAACACGATTGTCACCGTTACGAACGGCAACTTCACCATCAAGGCGAAGCAAAACGACGTGGCCTACGCCATCACGGGCACCACCGACGCGACCGGTGCGCTGAAGATCGTCATTGAGGACGGGAAGAAGACGGTCGAGGCCGACGACGTCAAGAAAGTGCCCGAGGGCTACCGCCCGATGGTCGAGCAGCTCCTCAAGGTGGTCAATCGGCGTTAA
- a CDS encoding serine/threonine-protein kinase, which translates to MPPVSTADSGTYRSYTKLAGSEPLPGYKLLSPLGRGGFGEVWKCEAPGGLHKAIKFVSSISEDGRGDERFDQELAAFEQIKTIRHPFLLTLERVEQIDRELVMVMELADRQLQDRFRECRTCGLPGVPREELLAYFADAAEALDVISAKFHLQHLDVKPANLFLVSGHVKVGDYGLVAQLEGADSGNRGLTPRYVAPEVLHGTPSSCSDQYSLALVYQELLTGEFPYPGRTPQQLMLQHVSGQPDLSGLPPSDQPAVKRALAKRPIDRFPSCLAFVQALMLAENSTAIPNTGMSIRRSRVDRAVAEMHAALDHDDEYPGNASSVSAQNDLTHPGLPKSRCAPPTQSFTLPKAPLTVPGVKYSGLPPLVSGTRKAPAPEPIPASTRRSSSVPTPPPRMVETPPPADEIEPGLVVLDSIQSVVPVGLLLGMTSDEHALNPQTFAEAIMHAASGGGYVPHIPGDIGRLIDGSWVCQFPSTVPTPVVPLKLSVVRERWGVSLEQPEAGLIVMRRTAGGGGFFSGKKFGFEATIVLPPAGRAVGEITATAQLFGAPDQKFARDSMDLMPKLLVDVRTQLANVQDRRKNPRIAYGAQVTVYPVHSDGGIDAAVPARCRDVSLGGLGFTTTVKLPTKYAYVVFPSVTATVGQAVLVRLIRTQSSMRESVYGAQFRTDL; encoded by the coding sequence ATGCCGCCGGTTTCGACCGCAGACAGCGGTACCTATCGCTCCTACACAAAACTAGCCGGCTCCGAGCCGCTGCCCGGTTACAAGCTCCTTTCGCCCCTCGGCCGGGGCGGGTTCGGTGAGGTGTGGAAGTGCGAGGCCCCCGGCGGGCTGCACAAGGCCATCAAGTTCGTATCGTCGATTTCGGAAGACGGGCGCGGGGACGAAAGGTTCGATCAGGAACTCGCCGCGTTCGAGCAAATCAAAACGATCCGGCACCCGTTCTTACTTACGCTCGAGCGCGTCGAGCAAATCGACCGCGAACTCGTGATGGTCATGGAACTCGCCGACCGGCAGCTCCAGGACCGGTTCCGCGAGTGCCGCACCTGCGGGCTGCCCGGCGTTCCGCGCGAAGAGCTGCTGGCTTACTTCGCCGACGCCGCCGAAGCCCTGGACGTGATTTCGGCCAAGTTCCACCTCCAGCACCTCGACGTCAAACCGGCCAACTTGTTCCTCGTGTCCGGCCACGTGAAGGTGGGCGACTACGGGCTCGTCGCGCAACTCGAGGGCGCGGACTCGGGTAACCGCGGGCTGACCCCTCGGTACGTGGCGCCGGAGGTCCTCCACGGCACGCCGAGTAGCTGTTCGGACCAGTACAGCCTCGCACTCGTCTACCAGGAACTGCTCACCGGCGAGTTCCCGTACCCGGGGCGCACGCCGCAACAGTTGATGCTCCAGCACGTCTCCGGGCAACCGGACCTGTCGGGGCTGCCGCCCTCCGACCAGCCGGCCGTGAAGCGCGCGCTGGCCAAGAGGCCGATCGACCGGTTCCCGTCGTGCCTCGCGTTCGTTCAGGCGCTCATGCTCGCCGAGAACTCGACCGCGATTCCCAACACCGGGATGAGCATTCGGCGCTCGCGCGTGGACCGGGCCGTCGCCGAGATGCACGCCGCACTCGACCACGACGACGAGTACCCCGGCAACGCCTCGTCGGTCAGCGCCCAGAACGACCTGACCCACCCCGGCCTCCCCAAGAGCCGCTGCGCGCCGCCGACCCAGAGCTTCACGCTCCCGAAGGCACCACTCACCGTGCCGGGCGTGAAGTACAGTGGGCTGCCGCCCCTCGTGTCCGGCACGCGCAAGGCTCCGGCCCCGGAACCGATCCCGGCGAGCACCCGCCGGTCCAGTTCCGTCCCCACGCCGCCGCCGCGGATGGTCGAAACGCCTCCTCCCGCCGACGAAATCGAGCCCGGGCTGGTGGTGCTGGATTCGATTCAGTCCGTCGTTCCGGTGGGGCTGCTGCTCGGCATGACGTCCGACGAGCACGCCCTGAACCCGCAGACGTTCGCCGAAGCGATCATGCACGCGGCCAGTGGGGGCGGGTACGTCCCGCACATTCCCGGAGACATCGGGCGCCTGATCGACGGCTCGTGGGTGTGCCAGTTCCCCTCCACCGTTCCCACGCCGGTGGTGCCGCTCAAACTGTCCGTGGTTCGCGAGCGCTGGGGCGTGTCGCTGGAACAGCCGGAAGCGGGCCTGATCGTGATGCGGCGCACCGCCGGCGGCGGCGGGTTCTTCAGCGGAAAGAAGTTCGGGTTCGAGGCCACGATCGTGCTCCCTCCGGCCGGGCGCGCGGTGGGGGAGATCACCGCCACGGCACAATTGTTCGGCGCCCCGGACCAGAAGTTCGCACGCGACTCGATGGACCTGATGCCGAAGTTGCTCGTTGACGTGCGAACACAACTCGCCAACGTGCAGGACCGGCGGAAGAACCCGCGGATCGCATACGGCGCGCAGGTTACGGTTTACCCCGTTCACAGCGACGGCGGGATTGACGCGGCTGTACCGGCCCGGTGCCGCGACGTGTCGCTCGGCGGTCTGGGGTTCACCACCACGGTGAAATTGCCGACCAAGTACGCCTACGTCGTCTTCCCCAGCGTTACGGCGACCGTTGGTCAGGCCGTGTTGGTGCGCCTGATCCGCACGCAGTCCTCCATGCGCGAGTCCGTCTACGGCGCCCAGTTCCGCACCGATTTGTAA
- a CDS encoding FKBP-type peptidyl-prolyl cis-trans isomerase encodes MPEVPPMPQVDADEWTKQASGLEVWDAKVGEGDAVKPGATVTVHYTGWLTNGKMFDSSVARGQTISFSLNQVIKGWQEGIPGMKPGGLRRLKIPAVLGYGAAGAGRDIPPNSVLIFEVELISAK; translated from the coding sequence ATGCCAGAAGTACCCCCGATGCCGCAAGTGGACGCCGACGAGTGGACGAAGCAAGCGTCCGGGTTGGAAGTGTGGGACGCGAAGGTGGGCGAGGGCGACGCCGTCAAGCCCGGCGCCACCGTCACCGTTCACTACACCGGGTGGCTCACGAACGGCAAAATGTTCGACAGCAGCGTGGCCCGCGGGCAGACGATCTCGTTCTCGCTCAACCAGGTCATTAAGGGTTGGCAGGAAGGGATTCCCGGAATGAAGCCGGGCGGCCTGCGCCGGCTCAAGATCCCCGCCGTACTCGGTTACGGGGCCGCCGGCGCCGGGCGCGACATTCCGCCGAACTCCGTTCTCATCTTCGAGGTCGAGTTGATCTCGGCGAAATAA
- a CDS encoding LptF/LptG family permease — MLGSTLNRMIFWELVRVFLLSLGSLTGLVLVVVAVQQASQLGLSLAQLVRAMPLLVPSILPIAIPATTLFAACVVYGRLAHDNEVVALKAAGVHLFGIVKPTVALGVLTTGTTAALYHTTIPRTQQMFYGQILSDPEEVLYNSLRRDRCLRHPSLPYVLYVRDVQGRRLIDVVIKRRVKDPRPGASPYDFVARMHEAQLQVDADNGTMSIVPDRFVIDGKTAVGGSTSSGEFKMDLPDSVSGKEARLRISALTWDELPDRIAGMRAERDVLVAQRDAHQVEVERSSDINVRTNGQAELRGFKFGIDAKTRQVRNLEAEVYARPALAVSCLVFALIGCPVGIWANRSDYLSTFVVCFIPTLLVYYPLLLAGSDMGKTGKVPLWLGCWAADIVMGAVGLLLMWRLLRR, encoded by the coding sequence GTGCTAGGCAGTACCCTGAACCGGATGATCTTCTGGGAACTGGTGCGGGTGTTCCTGCTCTCGCTCGGCTCCCTCACCGGTTTGGTTCTGGTCGTCGTGGCGGTCCAGCAGGCGTCGCAGCTCGGGCTGTCGCTGGCCCAGTTGGTCCGCGCGATGCCGCTCCTCGTGCCGAGCATCCTGCCGATCGCGATCCCCGCGACGACTCTGTTCGCGGCGTGCGTCGTGTACGGGCGCCTGGCGCACGACAACGAGGTCGTCGCGCTCAAAGCGGCCGGGGTCCACCTGTTCGGGATCGTGAAGCCGACCGTGGCGCTCGGCGTGCTCACCACCGGCACCACCGCGGCGCTGTACCACACCACGATCCCGCGCACCCAGCAGATGTTCTACGGGCAGATCCTCTCGGACCCGGAAGAGGTGCTCTACAACTCGCTCCGCCGGGACCGGTGCCTGCGGCACCCGAGCCTCCCCTACGTGCTGTACGTGCGCGACGTGCAGGGTCGGCGCCTCATCGACGTGGTCATCAAGCGGCGGGTGAAAGACCCGAGGCCCGGCGCCAGCCCCTACGATTTCGTGGCGCGCATGCACGAGGCCCAGCTCCAGGTGGACGCGGACAACGGTACGATGTCGATCGTGCCGGACCGGTTCGTCATCGACGGGAAGACCGCGGTCGGGGGCAGCACGAGCAGCGGCGAGTTCAAAATGGACCTGCCCGACTCGGTAAGCGGTAAGGAAGCCCGGCTGCGCATCAGCGCGCTGACGTGGGACGAGTTGCCGGACCGGATCGCGGGCATGCGGGCCGAGCGCGACGTGCTCGTGGCCCAGCGGGACGCGCACCAAGTCGAGGTCGAGCGCTCCTCCGACATCAACGTCCGCACGAACGGGCAGGCCGAACTGCGGGGCTTCAAGTTTGGGATCGACGCGAAGACCCGGCAGGTCCGCAACCTGGAAGCGGAGGTGTACGCCCGGCCCGCACTGGCGGTGAGCTGCCTCGTGTTCGCGCTCATCGGGTGCCCGGTCGGTATTTGGGCCAACCGGTCCGACTACCTCAGCACGTTCGTCGTGTGCTTCATCCCCACGCTGCTCGTCTACTACCCGCTGCTCCTGGCCGGGTCCGACATGGGCAAAACGGGGAAAGTACCGCTCTGGCTCGGGTGCTGGGCCGCCGACATCGTGATGGGGGCCGTCGGCCTGCTGCTGATGTGGCGGTTGCTGAGGAGGTAG